The following proteins are encoded in a genomic region of Glycine soja cultivar W05 chromosome 17, ASM419377v2, whole genome shotgun sequence:
- the LOC114392856 gene encoding probable E3 ubiquitin-protein ligase RHG1A, producing MQGQRGTIGSLPETIEFDCGSTSSAATVEPHIFWNNMRNPAENQFVLSPSDINPSHMNSINNEWQNLSGWSIGEPSSSNTQNGVANNEQKRELGLLSSLSSGAIAGPRLEERRFESNNAFSLDNVNTSPMHIRSSSSHLVPQNLNLNASLADSGTDNSYHVERPPSLIKSSGPLNEHVAPTVGSGPFLLPSGTANGFLGEETDGRPGCSLDTRRVSCKRKAVERNVGQSSDGGSSSYSQHTDGSTWNTLPTQAYGGISFNRSAPTDQVNARLGLSTGDGSSESIPVSNVARSSGSFHRNFRPRTSPSSQQISVPPTAISSGNVIRSSGVSSPSPILQRFHPVDNSFDLRAVPPVDTMVPQSQPLVIHVPALPRNAQSFRWSGGSSSTNNHSSNSVMCADRNNLPNEEASSRSMPRNIIEYPMFVPATNLRNVVRNPARTSNNANLSIPGNVGSSSRTGSNPAVNPPPASAWVSRPNPQQYPRRLSEYVRRSLFSPGLEAAGSSSNSYTPFRGPPTSSESRGLSSGVNPFERQGDSEFGIPYSLQSLVVAGEGSSRLVSELRNVLGLMRRGGNLRFEDVMILDPSVFSGIADIHDRHRDMRLDVDNMSYEELLALEERIGNVSTGLSEEIVSKLLKKKKYSAEPDSQHEAEPCCVCQEEYKDGDDLGSLDCGHDYHRDCIKQWLMHKNLCPICKTTGLAT from the exons ATGCAAGGGCAGAGAGGTACAATTGGTTCCTTGCCAGAAACCATAGAATTTGATTGTGGATCTACATCAAGTGCTGCTACAGTTGAACCACATATATTCTGGAATAATATGCGGAATCCTGCAGAAAATCAATTTGTACTTTCCCCCAGTGATATAAACCCATCTCACATGAATTCTATAAACAATGAATGGCAGAACTTGAGTGGATGGAGCATAGGTGAGCCAAGTTCCAGTAATACACAGAATGGGGTTGCCAACAATGAGCAGAAAAGAGAGCTAGGATTATTGTCTTCATTAAGTTCCGGTGCTATAGCTGGTCCAAGACTTGAAGAAAGGCGCTTTGAATCAAACAATGCCTTTTCATTGGACAACGTCAATACAAGTCCTATGCATATACGCAGCTCCAGTTCTCACTTGGTGCCACAGAACCTCAACTTAAACGCAAGTTTAGCCGATAGTGGTACTGATAACAGCTATCATGTGGAACGACCTCCTAGCTTGATCAAGTCTAGTGGACCGTTAAATGAGCATGTTGCACCAACAGTTGGTTCTGGTCCTTTTCTGCTTCCTTCTGGAACTGCTAATGGCTTTTTAGGTGAGGAAACTGATGGTAGGCCAGGTTGTTCTCTAGACACCCGCCGTGTATCTTGTAAAAGAAAGGCTGTTGAACGAAATGTTGGACAATCTTCAGATGGTGGAAGTTCTAGCTATAGTCAGCATACAGATGGTAGTACTTGGAACACTCTTCCTACTCAGGCTTATGGGGGGATCAGTTTTAACAGATCTGCCCCAACGGATCAGGTAAATGCGAGACTTGGCCTGAGTACGGGGGATGGATCCTCTGAAAGCATTCCTGTGTCAAATGTAGCAAGAAGCTCAGGAAGTTTCCACAGAAATTTTCGTCCGAGGACAAGTCCTTCAAGTCAACAAATTTCTGTTCCTCCCACTGCAATCTCAAGTGGGAATGTTATTAGGAGTTCTGGTGTTTCATCACCCTCTCCTATATTGCAACGATTTCATCCTGTTGATAATTCTTTTGACTTGAGGGCAGTGCCACCTGTTGATACTATGGTTCCTCAAAGTCAGCCCCTTGTTATTCATGTTCCTGCTTTACCAAGGAATGCACAGTCATTCAGGTGGAGTGGTGGTTCCAGTTCAACAAACAACCATTCCTCAAACTCAGTTATGTGTGCAGATAGAAATAATCTACCAAATGAGGAAGCAAGCTCAAGAAGTATGCCTAGAAACATTATAGAATACCCAATGTTTGTGCCTGCAACCAACTTAAGAAACGTTGTTCGGAATCCAGCTAGAACTTCAAATAATGCAAATTTAAGTATTCCAGGAAATGTTGGTTCTTCATCGCGGACAGGCTCAAATCCAGCTGTCAATCCACCACCTGCCTCGGCGTGGGTTTCTCGCCCTAATCCTCAGCAGTATCCGCGCAGATTATCTGAATATGTTCGTCGGTCCTTGTTTTCTCCTGGTTTGGAAGCTGCTGGAAGTTCAAGCAATAGTTATACTCCCTTCCGTGGTCCTCCTACTTCATCTGAATCAAGGGGACTGTCATCTGGGGTAAACCCGTTCGAGAGGCAAGGTGATAGTGAATTTGGAATTCCATATTCGTTACAATCTTTGGTTGTTGCTGGTGAAGGAAGTAGTAGACTTGTATCTGAG CTGCGCAATGTGTTGGGCCTCATGCGTAGGGGTGGGAACCTGCGATTTGAG GATGTTATGATCCTTGACCCTTCAGTGTTCTCTGGAATTGCTGATATTCATGATCGACACAGGGATATGCGACTTGATGTGGATAACATGTCCTATGAG GAGCTATTGGCTCTGGAAGAACGCATTGGAAATGTGAGCACTGGATTAAGTGAGGAGATTGTATCGAAActtttgaaaaagaagaagtattCAGCTGAACCAGATTCTCAGCATGAGGCAGAACCATGCTGTGTTTGTCAG GAGGAGTATAAAGATGGGGATGATTTAGGATCACTGGATTGTGGGCATGATTACCATAGAGATTGTATTAAACAGTGGCTAATGCATAAGAATTTGTGTCCCATTTGTAAGACAACGGGCTTGGCAACCTGA
- the LOC114392903 gene encoding transcription factor ALC-like isoform X1, protein MAGDVGRALPPPDSEEFSTLFSQLLHNSPPLGMDPNHSPPDFTPHNNTIDININNNIINNNNNNNNNNPVPSSPSNFNLSDPHHYIPASDATTFKQHTPDFTSFSVEKSVEASKPVPPPRSSSSKRSRAAEFHNLSEKRRRSRINEKMKALQNLIPNSNKTDKASMLDEAIEYLKQLQLQVQMLMMRNGLSLHPMSLPGGLRPMIMSQTGLNLDGSNGFHNSTSAIASSSNDESLVRHAFSFPKQCSISNQSIGVPSVTNIATSDTSSTFHPSIKDALYGNMPQLFMDTTTMGKPSPDVS, encoded by the exons ATGGCTGGTGACGTAGGAAGAGCCTTGCCTCCTCCTGATTCAGAAGAATTCTCAACCTTGTTCAGCCAACTCCTCCATAATTCTCCCCCACTAGGAATGGACCCCAATCATTCACCTCCTGATTTCACCCCACACAACAACACCATCgacatcaacatcaacaacaacatcatcaacaacaacaacaacaacaacaacaacaaccctgTTCCTTCCTCTCCCTCAAATTTCAATTTGTCTGACCCCCATCATTACATCCCTGCCTCTGATGCCACCACCTTCAAACAACACACCCCTGATTTCACTTCTTTTTCTGTTGAG aAGAGTGTGGAGGCATCGAAACCTGTCCCACCACCACGTTCTTCTTCGTCAAAGAGGAGTAGAGCTGCAGAGTTCCATAATTTGTCTGAAAAG AGAAGGAGGAGTAGGATTAACGAGAAAATGAAAGCCTTGCagaatttaattccaaattctaACAAG ACAGACAAAGCTTCAATGCTAGATGAGGCCATAGAATATTTAAAGCAGCTTCAGCTTCAAgtgcaa ATGTTAATGATGAGAAATGGTTTGAGCTTGCATCCAATGTCTTTGCCAGGAGGACTAAGACCTATGATAATGTCTCAGACTGGATTGAACCTTGATGGGAGTAATGGATTTCATAATTCTACCAGTGCAATTGCCTCATCTTCAAATGATGAAAGCTTAGTGCGGCATGCTTTTAGTTTTCCAAAGCAATGCAGCATCTCAAATCAGTCTATTGGTGTACCCTCAGTGACAAACATAGCAACTTCGGATACCTCATCCACTTTTCATCCCTCTATTAAG GATGCACTCTACGGCAACATGCCACAACTGTTTATGGATACAACAACGATGGGAAAACCCTCTCCAGATGTGTCTTAA
- the LOC114392903 gene encoding transcription factor ALC-like isoform X2, with protein MAGDVGRALPPPDSEEFSTLFSQLLHNSPPLGMDPNHSPPDFTPHNNTIDININNNIINNNNNNNNNNPVPSSPSNFNLSDPHHYIPASDATTFKQHTPDFTSFSVESVEASKPVPPPRSSSSKRSRAAEFHNLSEKRRRSRINEKMKALQNLIPNSNKTDKASMLDEAIEYLKQLQLQVQMLMMRNGLSLHPMSLPGGLRPMIMSQTGLNLDGSNGFHNSTSAIASSSNDESLVRHAFSFPKQCSISNQSIGVPSVTNIATSDTSSTFHPSIKDALYGNMPQLFMDTTTMGKPSPDVS; from the exons ATGGCTGGTGACGTAGGAAGAGCCTTGCCTCCTCCTGATTCAGAAGAATTCTCAACCTTGTTCAGCCAACTCCTCCATAATTCTCCCCCACTAGGAATGGACCCCAATCATTCACCTCCTGATTTCACCCCACACAACAACACCATCgacatcaacatcaacaacaacatcatcaacaacaacaacaacaacaacaacaacaaccctgTTCCTTCCTCTCCCTCAAATTTCAATTTGTCTGACCCCCATCATTACATCCCTGCCTCTGATGCCACCACCTTCAAACAACACACCCCTGATTTCACTTCTTTTTCTGTTGAG AGTGTGGAGGCATCGAAACCTGTCCCACCACCACGTTCTTCTTCGTCAAAGAGGAGTAGAGCTGCAGAGTTCCATAATTTGTCTGAAAAG AGAAGGAGGAGTAGGATTAACGAGAAAATGAAAGCCTTGCagaatttaattccaaattctaACAAG ACAGACAAAGCTTCAATGCTAGATGAGGCCATAGAATATTTAAAGCAGCTTCAGCTTCAAgtgcaa ATGTTAATGATGAGAAATGGTTTGAGCTTGCATCCAATGTCTTTGCCAGGAGGACTAAGACCTATGATAATGTCTCAGACTGGATTGAACCTTGATGGGAGTAATGGATTTCATAATTCTACCAGTGCAATTGCCTCATCTTCAAATGATGAAAGCTTAGTGCGGCATGCTTTTAGTTTTCCAAAGCAATGCAGCATCTCAAATCAGTCTATTGGTGTACCCTCAGTGACAAACATAGCAACTTCGGATACCTCATCCACTTTTCATCCCTCTATTAAG GATGCACTCTACGGCAACATGCCACAACTGTTTATGGATACAACAACGATGGGAAAACCCTCTCCAGATGTGTCTTAA
- the LOC114391393 gene encoding probable BOI-related E3 ubiquitin-protein ligase 3: protein MAFPQHHFQQHYQTQQQQQPQNKSFRNLQTIDGQMSQQVAFYNPTDLQDQSQHPPYIPPFHVVGFAPGPVPPADGSDGGVDLQLQWNYGLEPERKRLKEQDFLENNSQISSVDFLQPRSVSTGLGLSLDNTRLTSTGDSALLSLIGDDIERELQQQDAEIDRFLKVQGGRLRQAVLEKVQATQLQSVSLIEDKVLQKLREKEAMVESINKRNIELEDQMEQLTVEAGSWQQRARYNENMIAALKFNLQQAYVQSRDSKEGCGDSEVDDTASCCNGRSLDFHLLSRENTDMKEMMTCKACRVNEVTMVLLPCKHLCLCKDCESKLSFCPLCQSSKFIGMEVYM, encoded by the exons ATGGCTTTTCCTCAGCACCACTTCCAACAGCACTACCAAACCCAACAGCAACAACAGCCACAAAACAAATCCTTCAG AAATCTGCAAACAATCGATGGTCAGATGTCACAGCAGGTGGCGTTTTACAACCCTACTGATTTGCAAGATCAATCCCAACATCCACCCTACATTCCTCCAT TTCATGTTGTTGGGTTTGCTCCGGGTCCTGTTCCTCCTGCTGATGGCAGTGATGGTGGAGTTGATTTGCAATTGCAATGGAATTATGGTTTGGAGCCAGAGAGGAAGAGACTAAAAGAACAGGATTTTTTGGAGAACAATTCTCAGATATCTTCTGTTGATTTCCTTCAACCACGATCAGTGTCGACTGGGTTGGGCTTGTCACTAGACAATACTCGCCTGACATCCactggagactcagctttgttGTCACTCATCGGTGATGACATCGAGCGTGAGTTGCAGCAGCAGGATGCAGAGATAGATAGATTTCTCAAAGTGCAG GGTGGACGTTTGCGGCAAGCAGTCTTGGAGAAGGTTCAGGCAACACAGCTTCAGAGTGTCTCACTAATTGAAGACAAAGTCCTTCAGAAACTTCGCGAGAAAGAAGCTATGGTAGAAAGCATCAACAAGAGGAACATTGAACTCGAAGATCAAATGGAGCAGTTGACTGTGGAAGCTGGTTCGTGGCAACAGCGAGCAAgatataatgaaaatatgattGCTGCTCTCAAGTTCAACCTTCAGCAAGCATATGTCCAAAGCAGAGATAGTAAAGAAGGATGTGGTGACAGTGAGGTCGACGATACAGCTTCTTGCTGCAACGGCCGTTCCCTCGATTTTCATCTGCTTTCGAGGGAGAACACCGACATGAAAGAGATGATGACATGCAAGGCTTGCAGAGTCAATGAAGTGACCATGGTTTTGTTACCTTGTAAGCATCTTTGCCTCTGTAAAGATTGTGAAAGTAAGCTTAGTTTCTGTCCTCTATGTCAATCCTCCAAATTTATCGGCATGGAGGTCTACATGTAA